The following coding sequences are from one Nicotiana tabacum cultivar K326 chromosome 1, ASM71507v2, whole genome shotgun sequence window:
- the LOC142163262 gene encoding uncharacterized protein LOC142163262: MKNKQEPPKPPSPKRIVNIITGGDEVNRVTYTAAKKTSKVTVTHGKRICQVLEGDSITFDDEDADDLIISHNDALVVSLLVHDTNIKQVLIDPGSSMNIVLLRVVDEMQVNDKVIPKSRTLSGFDNSSVTTKGEVVLAMFAERVIRDTMF, encoded by the coding sequence ATGAAGAACAAACAAGAACCCCCGAAACCCCCATCTCCAAAAAGAATAGTTAACATAATAACCGGAGGAGACGAGGTCAATAGAGTAACTTATACAGCTGCGAAGAAGACGTCAAAAGTCACAGTCACTCATGGAAAGCGAATATGCCAAGTCTTGGAAGGAGACAGTATAAcatttgatgatgaagatgcGGATGACTTGATAATTTCTCACAATGACGCATTGGTAGTATCTTTACTTGTTCACGATACTAACATAAAACAAGTTTTGATTGACCCAGGTAGTTCCATGAATATTGTTTTACTAAGAGTGGTGGATGAAATGCAAGTTAACGACAAGGTGATACCAAAGTCACGGACTTTGtctggatttgataattcaaGCGTTACCACAAAAGGGGAAGTAGTGCTTGCTATGTTTGCAGAAAGGGTTATCAGGGACACAATGTTTTAG